The following are from one region of the Trichoplusia ni isolate ovarian cell line Hi5 chromosome 1, tn1, whole genome shotgun sequence genome:
- the LOC113494943 gene encoding tyrosine-protein kinase Src42A isoform X3: protein MPTYQLRELVHKVMHNDVTFENKRKIIANQKWYFRKIKRIEAEKKLLLPENEHGAFLIRDSESRHNDFSLSVRDGDTVKHYRIRQLDEGGFFIARRTTFRTLQELVEHYSKDADGLCVSLNKPCVQIEKPVTEGLSHRTRDQWEIDRSSLKFVRKLGHGQFGEVWEGLWNNTTPVAVKTLKSGTMDPKDFLAEAQIMKKLRHNKLIQLYAVCTLEEPIYIITELMKNGSLLDYLQGKGRGLKLQQLIDMAAQIAAGMAYLESQNYIHRDLAARNVLVADANIVKIADFGLARLIKEDEYEARVGARFPIKWTAPEAANYSKFSIKSDVWSFGILLTELVTYGRIPYPGMTNAEVLHQVEHGYRMPCPQNCPAALYEIMLECWHKDPLKRPTFETLQWKLEDFFTMDNSEYKEASAY, encoded by the exons ATGCCGACTTACCAACTTCGAGAATTAGTGCATAAAGTCATGCACAATGACGTGACCTTcgaaaacaaaaggaaaatcATTGCCAATCAAAA ATGGTACTTCCGCAAAATAAAACGAATCGAGGCGGAGAAGAAATTGCTCCTCCCCGAGAACGAACATGGCGCTTTCCTCATCCGCGACTCCGAGAGCCGCCATAATGATTTCTCGCTATCAG TGCGAGACGGAGATACGGTGAAGCATTACCGCATCAGACAGCTGGATGAGGGCGGTTTCTTCATCGCCCGGCGCACCACCTTCCGCACCCTGCAGGAGCTCGTGGAGCACTACAGCAAGGACGCAGACGGCCTCTGCGTGTCGCTCAACAAGCCTTGCGTGCAG ATCGAGAAACCTGTGACGGAGGGCTTGTCGCACCGAACGCGTGATCAATGGGAAATCGACCGTTCATCGCTCAAGTTCGTTAGAAAACTGGGGCACGGACAGTTCGGCGAAGTATGGGAAGGTCTTTGGAACAACACGACGCCAGTGGCCGTGAAGACTCTCAAATCCGGCACTATGGACCCCAAAGACTTCCTGGCCGAAGCCCAGATCATGAAGAAACTCAGACACAACAAGCTGATCCAGTTATACGCTGTGTGCACTCTTGAAGAACCAATCTACATCATCACTGAACTGATGAAGAACGGCTCTCTACTGGACTACTTACAAG GCAAAGGCCGTGGGCTGAAGCTGCAGCAGCTGATCGACATGGCCGCTCAAATCGCCGCCGGCATGGCGTACCTCGAATCACAGAACTACATCCATCGCGATCTTGCCGCTAGGAACGTCCTCGTGGCCGACGCTAACATTGTTAAAATCGCTGACTTTGGCCTCGCTAGACTCATCAAA GAAGACGAGTATGAGGCCCGCGTGGGCGCCCGGTTCCCCATCAAGTGGACCGCGCCCGAGGCAGCCAACTACAGTAAATTCTCCATAAAGTCCGACGTCTGGTCGTTCGGCATTCTATTGACTGAACTCGTCACTTACGGCCGAATACCTTATCCAG GTATGACGAACGCTGAAGTTTTACATCAAGTAGAGCACGGCTACCGCATGCCGTGTCCACAGAACTGTCCCGCGGCACTGTACGAGATCATGCTCGAGTGCTGGCACAAGGACCCGCTGAAACGGCCCACGTTCGAAACCCTGCAGTGGAAGCTGGAGGACTTCTTCACTATGGACAACTCCGAGTATAAGGAGGCTTCCGCCTACTGA